From Pseudomonadota bacterium, a single genomic window includes:
- a CDS encoding aspartate kinase, which produces MLIVQKYGGTSMGSVERIRHVAERVLRARAAGNQVVVTVSAMAGETDRLIKLARAISDGEQPRELDVLLATGEQATAALLAMAINAAGGQALSFLGHQIRIHTDSAFSRARIRQIDASALTRALERDQIPVIAGFQGTDAEGNITTLGRGGSDTTGVAVAAAINADLCEICTDVSGVYTADPRICPNARLIPRVAYQEMLELASLGAKVLQIRSVEVASAYRVPIRVCSTFSEEAGTMVVSEDSAMEKVVVTGVSLDSNQARITVSGLPARPGIQAELFRPLGEAGVVVDMIVQIPPVEGRASVSFTVPLTDLRAARERVDAAALRLNAGAVLSDDDVAKVSIVGVGMRSHSGVAQRMFELLAQEAIEIMMISTSEIKVSCLVARRFGELAVRVLHDGFRLADAPPADDPPR; this is translated from the coding sequence ATGCTGATCGTTCAGAAGTACGGCGGGACCTCGATGGGGAGCGTCGAGCGCATCCGTCACGTCGCCGAGCGCGTGCTTCGGGCGCGCGCGGCCGGCAATCAAGTCGTGGTCACCGTTTCGGCGATGGCAGGGGAGACGGACCGCTTGATCAAGCTGGCCCGGGCGATCAGCGATGGCGAGCAACCGCGCGAGCTCGACGTGCTGCTGGCCACCGGCGAGCAGGCCACTGCCGCCCTGCTGGCGATGGCGATCAACGCGGCTGGCGGTCAGGCGCTCTCCTTCCTCGGCCACCAGATCCGCATTCACACCGACTCGGCGTTCTCTCGCGCGCGCATCCGGCAAATCGATGCTTCAGCGCTGACGCGAGCGTTAGAACGCGATCAGATCCCGGTGATCGCCGGCTTTCAGGGCACCGACGCCGAGGGCAACATCACGACGCTCGGCCGCGGCGGCTCCGACACCACCGGCGTCGCGGTGGCAGCCGCGATCAACGCCGACCTCTGCGAGATCTGCACCGACGTCAGCGGCGTCTATACCGCGGACCCGCGCATCTGCCCCAACGCCCGCCTGATCCCGCGCGTGGCCTACCAGGAGATGCTCGAGCTGGCCTCGCTCGGCGCCAAGGTGCTGCAGATCCGGTCGGTGGAAGTAGCGAGCGCCTATCGCGTCCCCATCCGCGTCTGCAGCACCTTTAGCGAGGAAGCAGGAACCATGGTCGTCAGCGAAGACTCCGCGATGGAGAAGGTCGTCGTCACCGGCGTCAGTCTCGACAGTAATCAGGCCCGCATCACCGTCTCCGGGCTGCCGGCGCGGCCGGGGATTCAGGCCGAGTTGTTCCGGCCCTTGGGTGAGGCAGGCGTCGTGGTCGACATGATCGTCCAGATCCCGCCGGTCGAGGGGCGCGCGAGCGTGTCGTTCACCGTGCCGCTGACCGACCTGCGCGCCGCGCGTGAGCGCGTCGATGCCGCGGCTCTGCGCCTCAACGCCGGAGCCGTGCTCAGCGACGATGACGTCGCCAAGGTGTCGATCGTGGGGGTCGGCATGCGCAGCCACTCCGGCGTCGCCCAGCGCATGTTCGAGCTGCTGGCCCAGGAAGCGATCGAGATCATGATGATCAGCACGAGCGAGATCAAAGTCTCCTGCCTCGTCGCTCGACGTTTCGGCGAGCTGGCCGTGCGCGTGCTCCACGACGGCTTCCGGCTGGCCGATGCGCCCCCGGCCGACGATCCGCCGCGCTGA
- a CDS encoding divalent-cation tolerance protein CutA has translation MRAHEYAVVLVTAPAAEAQRLARWVIERELAACVNLVSGVCSVYRWEGRICEEPEVLLVIKTRAALVAMLCEQLVETHPYDLPEVIALPIVGGHAPYLQWLGAATEASVGRP, from the coding sequence ATGCGAGCGCACGAGTACGCAGTCGTCCTGGTAACGGCACCGGCCGCTGAGGCTCAGCGCCTGGCTCGGTGGGTGATTGAGCGCGAATTGGCTGCCTGTGTCAACCTCGTCTCGGGTGTCTGCTCCGTCTATCGTTGGGAGGGCCGTATCTGCGAGGAGCCAGAGGTGCTGCTCGTGATCAAGACGCGGGCGGCGCTGGTGGCGATGCTCTGCGAGCAGCTCGTCGAGACGCACCCCTACGACCTGCCCGAGGTGATCGCGCTGCCAATCGTCGGCGGCCACGCGCCCTATCTCCAGTGGCTTGGCGCGGCTACCGAGGCGAGCGTGGGGCGGCCCTAA
- a CDS encoding helix-hairpin-helix domain-containing protein encodes MAQQGSTLQVLVLGLVVAAVAAPTLLPRPARTLAPPPELAVVLRAGGAEAVAARATLVLSARQRLALGLPIALNAASKEVLELLPGVGRTLARRLAAARLSRGGWRRLIEVAAVRGISARQLQRWRGMVTLAASADPPASRRDLVP; translated from the coding sequence ATGGCGCAGCAGGGGTCGACGCTGCAGGTCCTCGTCCTGGGGCTGGTGGTGGCGGCCGTGGCGGCGCCGACCCTGCTTCCGCGCCCCGCCAGGACGCTGGCTCCGCCGCCGGAGCTCGCCGTGGTCTTGCGTGCCGGCGGTGCCGAGGCTGTGGCCGCGCGGGCCACGTTGGTGCTAAGCGCGCGCCAGCGCCTCGCCCTCGGCCTGCCGATTGCGCTCAACGCGGCCTCCAAGGAGGTGCTCGAGTTGTTGCCCGGCGTCGGTCGGACGCTGGCGCGGCGGCTCGCCGCTGCGCGCCTTTCTCGGGGCGGCTGGCGGCGCCTCATAGAGGTGGCCGCGGTGCGCGGGATCAGCGCCCGCCAGCTCCAGCGCTGGCGCGGAATGGTCACCCTTGCCGCCTCAGCGGATCCGCCTGCGAGCCGCCGCGACCTCGTGCCGTAG
- a CDS encoding DUF2817 domain-containing protein produces the protein MERFSLPYSGARGAFRADARRPGGEVPGGEPRTEVGQLPVARVRGGGEPLTVDWTHFRRAGRGSGSSTLLVISSGVHGVEGPAGSAVQAQKTALWLERLLAAGIDSLDLHALNPFGYATGRRVTERNVDLNRNCAAPGAELFRASNPGYEALRHVLEPSGRVHHPSLEAAKIVGGLLLELARSRDLPALAQAIAGGQRASPGGVFHGGIAPEPQVGPLAELFAARTRAYDGVIHLDVHTGYGPQQTLQLITEDPVSTAGAAGLLGGEQAPPGLVLAPVAARGGDVYAAQGTLTSLLRAQLSEAQQAKSVFIGAEHGTLGATIAAKLRTVAYMVLENQGSQFGYANGDAQKDVARWFRQLFNPQDRAWQASVLEQEETLLAAIIARYGVSEGAPAAR, from the coding sequence ATGGAGCGGTTCAGCCTCCCCTACAGCGGCGCTCGCGGCGCCTTCCGCGCCGACGCGCGGCGGCCAGGCGGCGAGGTCCCCGGTGGCGAGCCGCGCACGGAGGTTGGCCAGCTGCCGGTAGCGCGGGTGCGCGGCGGAGGCGAGCCGCTGACTGTCGATTGGACGCACTTTCGGCGCGCGGGGCGCGGCAGCGGTAGCTCGACGCTGCTGGTCATTTCCTCGGGGGTGCATGGCGTCGAGGGTCCTGCCGGGAGCGCGGTTCAGGCGCAAAAGACGGCGCTTTGGCTTGAGCGACTGCTAGCCGCCGGCATCGACTCGCTCGACCTCCACGCCCTCAACCCCTTCGGTTATGCGACGGGCCGGCGTGTCACCGAGCGCAATGTCGACCTCAATCGCAACTGCGCCGCGCCCGGTGCGGAGCTCTTTCGCGCGAGTAACCCTGGCTATGAGGCCTTGAGGCACGTCCTCGAGCCGAGCGGGCGCGTCCACCATCCGAGCCTCGAGGCCGCGAAGATCGTCGGGGGACTGCTGCTCGAGCTGGCCCGCAGTCGGGACCTGCCTGCCCTGGCCCAGGCGATCGCGGGGGGGCAGCGCGCGTCGCCGGGAGGGGTGTTCCACGGAGGCATCGCACCCGAGCCTCAGGTCGGGCCCCTGGCTGAGCTCTTCGCTGCGCGTACACGGGCGTATGATGGCGTGATCCACCTCGACGTCCATACCGGCTACGGTCCGCAGCAAACGCTCCAGCTGATCACCGAGGATCCGGTCTCGACGGCGGGGGCGGCGGGGCTCCTCGGGGGCGAGCAGGCGCCGCCAGGCCTCGTCTTGGCGCCTGTTGCTGCCCGAGGAGGGGATGTCTACGCTGCTCAGGGCACGCTGACGAGCCTTCTGCGGGCGCAGCTCAGCGAGGCTCAGCAGGCGAAATCAGTCTTCATCGGCGCGGAGCATGGGACCTTGGGCGCGACCATCGCCGCGAAGCTGCGGACGGTCGCCTATATGGTGCTCGAGAACCAAGGGTCGCAGTTTGGCTACGCTAACGGGGACGCCCAGAAGGACGTCGCCCGCTGGTTTCGGCAGCTCTTCAATCCGCAGGATCGTGCCTGGCAGGCGAGCGTGCTCGAGCAAGAAGAGACCCTGCTGGCGGCGATCATCGCGCGCTACGGCGTCTCTGAGGGAGCGCCGGCTGCGCGCTAA